One window of the Triticum dicoccoides isolate Atlit2015 ecotype Zavitan chromosome 3B, WEW_v2.0, whole genome shotgun sequence genome contains the following:
- the LOC119281823 gene encoding BAG family molecular chaperone regulator 1-like: MVKIPSPRRLFRSRSKSTTGSIGGVDMCAMVAEHERIKWEVRPGGMLVQKRRGPDDDAVVEAILVKVCTAGGAWQHDVSIDATATFGELKVLLSLATGLWPREQRLLYRGRERDDGDHLHMAGVQDKDKVLLLEDPAVTERKLRSTTLAQLMGVPCHSFIQV, from the coding sequence ATGGTGAAGATTCCGAGCCCGAGGAGGCTGTTCAGGAGCCGGTCCAAGAGCACGACCGGCAGCATCGGCGGGGTGGACATGTGCGCCATGGTGGCCGAGCACGAGAGGATCAAGTGGGAGGTGCGGCCCGGCGGGATGCTGGTGCAGAAGCGCCGGGGGCCGGACGACGACGCCGTGGTCGAGGCCATCCTGGTGAAGGTCTGCACCGCCGGCGGCGCGTGGCAGCACGACGTGTCCATCGACGCCACCGCCACCTTCGGCGAACTCAAGGTGCTGCTGTCGCTGGCCACCGGGCTCTGGCCCAGGGAGCAGCGGCTGCTGTACCGAGGCAGGGAGCGGGACGACGGCGACCACCTGCACATGGCCGGCGTCCAGGACAAGGACAAGGTGCTCCTCCTGGAGGACCCCGCCGTCACGGAGAGGAAGCTCCGGTCCACCACCCTCGCGCAGCTCATGGGGGTGCCCTGCCATTCCTTCATCCAAGTCTAG